Sequence from the Chthonomonas sp. genome:
GCCCTTCCACGCCGATGTTGAAGAGACCGGCCTGGAGCGCGATAAACACCGCGACTCCCGCAATGAGCAGCGGGGTGGTTTCCTTGAGCGTCCGCGAAATCGCCGTCGGCGAGCCGAAGCTCCCCTTCATCAGGGCGGAAAATGCGTCGGCAGGGACGACCCCGGCAAGCATGAGCGCGCCGATGAGCACCGCAAAGCACCCGAGCGCCAAGGCGATAAGCTTCCCGCTCAATCCACCACCATCCAGCGACCGATCTCCGCGCGGTCCAGCGATTTCTCAGGCGGCATGACGGTCAGCCGTCCACGGTTCACCGCCATCACGCGGTCGCAATGCTCCAGTAGTTCATCCAAGTCAAAGCTCACCACGAGCGCCGCTGCCCCCTTTTCGCACTCCGCCCGGATCGCCGCGTACACCTCTTGCGTACCGGCAATATCCAACCCACGGGTCGGCTGAAACGCCAAGATCAGCTTCGGTTCAAACGAGAGTGCCCGCGCGGCGACTACCCGCTGCTGATTCCCTCCGCTCAGGCTTTGCATGGTACTTGCCGGCGAGTCGCACTTAGTCTTGAATCGCGCGATCGTCGCTTCGGCGAACTTGGTCATTGCCCCTCGATCCAGCGCTTTGCCTTTCGTCAGCGTTTCGCGCCGCTGGTAGCTGAGCACGCTGTTCTCGATCAGGCTCCAAGATTCCATCACGGCCTCTTCGTGCCGATCTTCTGCGATCAGCCGCACCCCCGCCTCCAGTCGCTCGCGCACGCTCCAACCGGATATCTCGGTACCACCCAACCGAACGCTTCCTCGCACTCCGGTGCCCATGCCCATCAGCGCATGGAAGAGCTCCCGCTGGCCGCTTCCGTCCACTCCCGCCAAGCCGACCATCTCTCCTGCTTGGAGTTGGAAGTTCGCCTCGCGCAGTGCCTCGTCCCCTCGATGCCCGAGCGCCGTCAGGCCCTGGATCTCAAGCACCGCAGCGCTGTCACCCTTCGAGCGCGCGGTCGGTGGCTCGGAGAGGGCGCGACCCACGATCAACTCAGCCAACTCGCTTGCATTCGTATCGGCGACCGATCGATCTGCGACGTTCTTGCCGCCGCGTAGTACGGTGATGGAGTCGCAGTGCTCCAGGACCTCGTTCAGACGGTGCGTCACGACGATGGCAGTTTTTCCTGCCTTCACCAGCTCCTTCAAATTCGCGTAGAGCTCCTCGGCATCACTCGGCGAAAGCATCGCCGTCGGTTCGTCAAGGATCATGATTTCCGCGCGTCGCCACAAGAGCTTAAGGATCTCTAGCTTCTGCGCTCGTGCCGGGCTGAGGGTACGCGCCTCGGCGTCCCAGTCGAATTCCATGCCCATCTCCGCGGCCAAACCGACGGCCCGTTCACGCGCATGATTCAGCGGCAAGATCGTGCCCGGTTCAGCGCCAAGCATCAAATTCTGCAACGCAGTGAGTTCGGGGATAATGCTGTAGTGCTGGCTGACCATCCCGATGCCGCGTTCGAATCCCTGCTGCGCCGAATGGATCTGCAACGGGCTGCCATGGAGCGACATGTCGCCTGCCTCAGACCGCAGTGAACCCTGCAACACCTTCATCAACGTCGTCTTGCCCGCGCCGTTCTCGCCGACGATCGCGTGAATGGTTTGCGGCTTCACCGCGATGGAGACGTTGTCGAGCGCTACCAACCGCCCAAAGCGCTTGGTGATTCCCCGCATCTCGACGGCGTTCACGGCATCACTCATGGTCATGTGTCAATGCGAGCATTTTCTCATACAACAGCGCGGTTGTTTTGTCTCCTGCCCCTTCGGTCTGCAACATACCCAGCAGTTGCTGCACCAGGCGGGTTCCGGGGACCGCCGCGTGCGACTCCTCCGCCGCTTCAATGGCATAGACCAAATCCTTCAACTGGTTATCGATGCTGAATCCAGGGCTCCAGTCGCCCGCGAGAATCTTCGCGCCGTAGTGCTCAAACGCCCAGCTGCCAGCTGCCCCGCCGCTGAGCATCTCCCTCGTCTGCACCACGTCCAGCCCAACCTTCTTGGCAAAACTAAGTGATTCGCAAAGGGCAAGGAGTGAGCCGGCCACCGCGATCTGGTTCGCCGCTTTCATCATCTGGCCCGCGCCCTTGGAACCGACACGTTCCGACCGCTTGGCATACGCCGACAGGATCGGTTTCACCTGATCAATTGATGCCTCGTCGCCGCCGCAGAAGATCGTGAGCGTCCCCACCTTCGCCCCCATCGATCCGCCCGTGATCGGCGCATCCACGAACCGGATCGCTCGATCGCCCAGCCAGTCGTGCAGTTCGATCGCGCCCGAAGGGGAGATTGTGGAGTGGTCCACGATGAGCGTATCGCGGCACATCGTGCCCGCGAGATCGTGGCACACGGCACGCACATCGTCCGTGCCGCGGATGCAGAGGAAAACGACGTCGGCCCAACTGCCCAGGCTGTCTAGATTCGGCGCCCGGTGCGAATCCAACTCGGGTGCTCGACCAGGGGTTCGGTTCCAGACTTGGACGGTCCTTCCGGCCTTGATGAGGTGCCCGGCCATCGGTGCACCCATGACCCCCAATCCGACGAACCCGATGTTCACCCCTGCATTATGGCTGGGAGAGCGCCGGGCGAATGTGTCATAAATCCGATGTGAGAACCAGGCACTTGTGGATCCTGCCGCTGATGCTGGCCAGCTGCGCATGCAACCGCGCACCGGACAAGACCGACTTTCGCGCCGATGGCGAGTTTCTGACCCAGTTCGGCCCCGCGCTGGCCAAGGTCCACGAGCAAATCAAGGCGTACCGAACTCGCAATGGCGCATGGCCCAAGTCGGCGTCGGACATCGGTGAGGTTGTTCTCAAATCGACAGACGCCAAGCGCTCCAGCATCATCCTCGCAGACCAATACACCGCCCGAATCGTCAAGAGCACGGACGCGCAAGCGACGTACGACGTGATGTTGCTCGGTAAATCTGAGACGCTCGAAGTCAGCGTCGGACCCTAACGATGGGCATGCGCATCGAACCCAGCGGACCCGACCTATGGATCGTTCGCCAGTTCGATGCACCTGCAGCCGCATTGGCCGCGTGGTTCGAATCGCAAGCGATTCCAGGCATTTTGGAAGTCACCAGCAGCTATGAGACTCTCGGCATTTGGACGACTTCTGAGTTTGACTCCGAGTCCGCGCTGGCGAGCCTCAACTCGGCTCCGGAAGATCTCAAAGTCAAAGGCAAGCACCACCGCGTCGCCATTTGTTACGAGATGGGTCCCGACCTTGAATCGGTCCTCCGCGCACTGGGTATCGACCGTACCGCTCTCATCGAATCGCATACCACGACTCTGTTCCGGTGCGCAGCGGTAGGGTTCTCACCTGGTTTTGCCTATCTCGGAAGCGTTGCGCCCGAGCTCTCAGGTCTGCCTCGACGCTCGACGCCTCGCACCCGGGTCGAGCCGGGCAGCGTGGGCATCGTCGGTCACCAGTGTGCGGTCTATCCGAGCGCGACGCCAGGCGGCTGGAACCTCATCGGCCGCACGCCGCTACTCATGGCCGACGTCGAAGGCGAGTTCTTCCCCATCCGCGCAGGCGACACCGTGCAGTTCATTCAAATCCCGGAGTCGGACTTCGATCGCTGGGCGGGCGCACGGCTGGGTGAGTTCTGATGCCGTGCATCGACCTGGCAGCCGACATCGGCGAGGGGTTCGCATGGGATTCTGACCTCCTCGAGTTCATCACGACCGCCCACGTCTGCTGCGGTGCACATGCCGGGTCACCCGAACTGGCCGCGTCGCTCTCCGCCCAGTGCCGTGAGCAGGGGATTCGGATCTCGCTCCATATCGGCTATCCCGACCGCGAGTCGATGGGGCGTCGGTCGGCCAGTGCCGCTGAGTTTGAAGAGTGGAGCAAGGTGCTTGAGGACCAGTTCGCAATGACCGCACTCCAGCCTGCCGCGATCAAATTCCACGGAGCGCTCTACCACGACTCGGGGCACCGCCCTGAGTTCACGCAGGCACTGATCGATTGGCTCAGCACGCTCGGACGACCCCTGATAGGCGATCCGCTCTCGCTGCATCCGCAACTGGCCGCCAAGGCGGGGATCCCTTTCATCTCCGAAGGGTTCGCCGACCGGGGACTGGACCCAGCTGGAAGGCTCTTGGCGCGGGGTAACCCCGGCGCGCTGATTGAGTCCGCCGACGAAGCCGCTGTCCAAGCGCTGCGTGTTGCGCCGAAAGTTCAAAGCCTGTGTCTCCACGGCGACGTCGCGGGCTGCGTGGCTCGGGCGGCAAGTGTTCGCCATGCGCTAGAGAGCGCAGGCTACGAGGTCACCAATGCTTGAGCTTACAGAGCTTGCGGGTTTTGCCAGCATTCAGGGACGCCCGCGCTTTGGCCGTCTCAAATTTGGCATTCCGCTTGGCGGCGCATTCGATCAGACGAGCATGACGCAGGCAAACCGGATTGTCGGCAACGACCTCGACGCACCCATCCTTGAACTCGCACTCTCAGGCGCGACGTTCACCGCGCACACGGATGTCCTACTTGGCTTTGCAGGCGCGCCCGTGCCCATGTTCATCAGTACGCGCAGCCCGCGACCCAATGAGCCAGTCTGGCTACGCGCGGGCGAGTCACTCGCATTCAAACCGCCAAGCCTGGGCGTCCTGACCGTGATCGCAATTCGGGGCGGATTCGCCGACCCCCCACTCGTCACGACACCGGTCCGGGCGGGGGCGCTGCTGGAACCGGGAGGACAGACCAGCGGCGAGCCCGTGGCACTGCGAGCCCCCGCCCTCTCGATGACCAATATACCGATCGAGATGATGCTCGGTCCGCACTCAGGCTCATTCAGCGTCGCCAACCTTTTCCAGCAGCGGTTCGCTGTCACGCCCAACATCAATCGCCAAGGGCTTCGTTTGCAGGGGTTCCCGCTGCCGGGCGGCTGCGAGATCGTCAGCGAGCCTTGCTGCCCGGGCACCGTGCAGGTGACTCCGAACGGGCAGTTGATCGTTCTGGGACCGGACGGCCCGACCGTCGGAGGTTATCCGAAAGTGGGAATCCTCACCCGCGAGGGTCTGGATCGGCTTGCGCAGCTGCGACCCGGCGAACGGGCGGCATTCAAGCTCGCCCGCTAGACTTTGCCGAAGACGAGTGTGGCGTTGTGGCCACCGAACCCAAACGAGTTGGTCATCGTCGTGTTGACTTCGCCGTGCCTTGCCGCATTCGGGATGCAGTCGAGCGGGCATTCCTCGTCGGGGAATTCGTAGTTGATGGTCGGAGGCATGACTCCGTCGCGCATCGCCAGCAGACAGACCACCGATTCGATCGCGCCCGCGGCCCCGAGCGTGTGCCCGATCATGGACTTCGTACTGCTCATCTGCGGAGTCTTGTCGATCCCACCGAAGACGACCTGCATGGCATGGCTCTCGGCCTTGTCGTTCAGCGGCGTGCTCGTGCCGTGGGCATTGATGTAGTCAATCTTGCGATCTCCCAAGTCCTTCATCGCCATCGCCATGGAGCGGCGTGCACCGTCGTGGTCGGGAAGCGGCTGCGTGATGTGATAACCATCACCGCTCAGGCCGTAGCCGAGCACTTCGCCGTAGATGTTCGCACCGCGCGCAACGGCGTGGTCGTAATCCTCCAGGATCACCACCGCCGACCCCTCGCCAATGATGAACCCGTCCCGTTCCTTGTCGAACGGTCTTGAGGCTCGCTTGGGATCGTCGTTGCGCGAAGTCATCGCCCGAATGGCGCAGAAGCCTGACATTCCGATCTCGTTGATCGGCGCTTCGGCTCCACCCGCAACCATCGCCACCGCATCGCCTCGCTTCACCATGTGGTAGGCGTCACCGATCGAATTTGCTCCGGTCGCACATGCCGTAACCACGCAGGTGTTCGGCCCGCGCAAGCCATGGACGATGCTCACCATACCGCTCGCCATGTCGGGAATCATCCACGGCACGAGGAACGGGGAGACCTTGCTCGGGCCAAACTCGATCTGCTTGCGAAACTGTTCAGCTAGGAATGTCAGACCGCCGATGCCCGAGCCGACTAGCACGCCGATGTGGTCTCGATTGGATTCATCCACCTTCAATCCGCTGTCGGCAAGCGCCTGGGAGGCACTCGCGACGGCAAAGGCGATGAAGCGGTCGACCCGCTTTGCGTCCTTCTTGTCCATCCAGTCCGCCGCATCGAAGCCGTGTACTTCGGCTCCGACGCGCGTGGCGAATTCGGAAACATCCATGTTCTGGATCAGGTCAATGCCCGATTCACCAGCGATCATTCGCGGCCAAAACGTGTCAATTCCGACGCCGAGCGGAGTGACGGCTCCCACGCCGGTCACGACCACTCGACCTGAAGGACGGAAGTCCATAGATTTTTTGATGGGGCTTAGGAAGCGTGGGCGGTGATGTAGTTCACCGCGTCACCGACGGTCTTGAGGTTGGTGACGTCCTCGTCGGGGATGTCGATCCCGAACTCCTCTTCAAATGCCATTACGAGTTCGACGACGTCAAGCGAATCTGCGCCGAGGTCCTCTTGGAAGTTGGCGGTCTCGCTGACTTCTTCGTCCTTGACGTTCAGTTCCTCGACCACAACTTTCTTTACACGCTCAAAAGTATCGTTTGCCATGAGTCTAATCTGTTCCTTTGGTCTCTCAGACCGCAGAGGATTGTACCGCCATTCTTACGTGCATACGGAGAATTCCGTTACACCGTGGCAACCGCGAGAGGCGACAATGGGGTCCTTTGCCGAACCTCGGCACCCTCCCGGACGATCTCGTGGTACAGCGAATCTCGCTCGATCGGGATGCGCCCGGCCTCGGTGATCATCCTCACCATGTTCTCGTAAGTCAGCGACTGACTCTTGTTTCCGAATTCCCCATCCTTGTAGGTGATCTCGTACTCTTGGACCAGGCCGTCGGTGTCGTCCGCGCCATACCACAGCGCTGCCTGTGTCACCGGAACGGTGTTCATGATCCAGAAGCTCTTGATGTGGGCAAAATTGTCGAGCATCAGCCGACAGACCGCGATGTTGCGCAGGTCCGTGTCGGCGGTGAGGGGGTCGATGTGGTCGAGTTCCGTCCCCTCGGGGTGGAAGCTCAGTGGCGTCATGGTCAAGAAGTGGCCGGTCTCTTCTTGGAGTTCGCGGAGTTGAATGAGGTGGTCGATACGCTCCTCGTCGGTCTCAATGTGGCCGTACAGCATCGTCGCATACTGCTTGAGCCCCAGCTTGGCAGCTGCACGGGCCACGTCCTTCCACTCATCACCGTTTAGCTTCTTTCCGAAAAGCTCCGCATGCACGCGCTCGCTCAGGATCTCAATCCCGCCGCCGGGCAGCGAGTCCAGCCCCGCGTCCATCAGGTCGCGTAGTGCCTGCTCGACCGATACCTTGCCCATCTGAGCAATCTGCACTATCTCCACGGCAGTAAACGCCTTCACGTGGACGCCCGGTCGTGCTTCCTTGACCGTCCGGATCAGATCCATGTAGTATTCGTACTTCAGTCGCGGGTTAATGCCACCGACCATGTGGATCTCGGAGATGGGGATGTCCAGGTGCCAGCCGATGCGGCGTCGCACCTCGTCCATGTCCATCTCGTACGGGGCCGGGCCGCCCTTTTTGGCATAGAACGAGCAGAACTTACAGAACTTGTTGCAGATGTTCGTGTAGTTGATGTGCTGGTTGCGGACGTAGTACGTGTTCGCCCCGTGCAAGCGCTCACGCACGATGTTTGCCAGGTAGCCCACTCCCGTGAGATTCTGGGTTGTACAGAGTAACAGGCCGTCCTCGCGGGACAATCGCTTGCCAGCGTCCACCTTGGCGTAGATGCCCATCAGTTCGGGGCCGAGAATGCGCTCGGGGTTCATTAACTCAATTCTACCGCTCCAACTTTCAGGAATTCCTGAAAGTTGCGAATTGCCCGCCCAGATAGGAAAAGCCCCCTCGCCAACATGCCGAAGAGGGGGCATAGATTGAACCTCAGCGATTCTTAGTCGTCGCCTTGGGTTTCGTACTGGTCGCTCAGGATCAGATAGTCGAAGAAGTCG
This genomic interval carries:
- a CDS encoding ABC transporter ATP-binding protein, whose amino-acid sequence is MSDAVNAVEMRGITKRFGRLVALDNVSIAVKPQTIHAIVGENGAGKTTLMKVLQGSLRSEAGDMSLHGSPLQIHSAQQGFERGIGMVSQHYSIIPELTALQNLMLGAEPGTILPLNHARERAVGLAAEMGMEFDWDAEARTLSPARAQKLEILKLLWRRAEIMILDEPTAMLSPSDAEELYANLKELVKAGKTAIVVTHRLNEVLEHCDSITVLRGGKNVADRSVADTNASELAELIVGRALSEPPTARSKGDSAAVLEIQGLTALGHRGDEALREANFQLQAGEMVGLAGVDGSGQRELFHALMGMGTGVRGSVRLGGTEISGWSVRERLEAGVRLIAEDRHEEAVMESWSLIENSVLSYQRRETLTKGKALDRGAMTKFAEATIARFKTKCDSPASTMQSLSGGNQQRVVAARALSFEPKLILAFQPTRGLDIAGTQEVYAAIRAECEKGAAALVVSFDLDELLEHCDRVMAVNRGRLTVMPPEKSLDRAEIGRWMVVD
- a CDS encoding NAD(P)-dependent oxidoreductase translates to MNIGFVGLGVMGAPMAGHLIKAGRTVQVWNRTPGRAPELDSHRAPNLDSLGSWADVVFLCIRGTDDVRAVCHDLAGTMCRDTLIVDHSTISPSGAIELHDWLGDRAIRFVDAPITGGSMGAKVGTLTIFCGGDEASIDQVKPILSAYAKRSERVGSKGAGQMMKAANQIAVAGSLLALCESLSFAKKVGLDVVQTREMLSGGAAGSWAFEHYGAKILAGDWSPGFSIDNQLKDLVYAIEAAEESHAAVPGTRLVQQLLGMLQTEGAGDKTTALLYEKMLALTHDHE
- a CDS encoding carboxyltransferase domain-containing protein — its product is MRIEPSGPDLWIVRQFDAPAAALAAWFESQAIPGILEVTSSYETLGIWTTSEFDSESALASLNSAPEDLKVKGKHHRVAICYEMGPDLESVLRALGIDRTALIESHTTTLFRCAAVGFSPGFAYLGSVAPELSGLPRRSTPRTRVEPGSVGIVGHQCAVYPSATPGGWNLIGRTPLLMADVEGEFFPIRAGDTVQFIQIPESDFDRWAGARLGEF
- a CDS encoding LamB/YcsF family protein — encoded protein: MPCIDLAADIGEGFAWDSDLLEFITTAHVCCGAHAGSPELAASLSAQCREQGIRISLHIGYPDRESMGRRSASAAEFEEWSKVLEDQFAMTALQPAAIKFHGALYHDSGHRPEFTQALIDWLSTLGRPLIGDPLSLHPQLAAKAGIPFISEGFADRGLDPAGRLLARGNPGALIESADEAAVQALRVAPKVQSLCLHGDVAGCVARAASVRHALESAGYEVTNA
- a CDS encoding biotin-dependent carboxyltransferase family protein, which translates into the protein MLELTELAGFASIQGRPRFGRLKFGIPLGGAFDQTSMTQANRIVGNDLDAPILELALSGATFTAHTDVLLGFAGAPVPMFISTRSPRPNEPVWLRAGESLAFKPPSLGVLTVIAIRGGFADPPLVTTPVRAGALLEPGGQTSGEPVALRAPALSMTNIPIEMMLGPHSGSFSVANLFQQRFAVTPNINRQGLRLQGFPLPGGCEIVSEPCCPGTVQVTPNGQLIVLGPDGPTVGGYPKVGILTREGLDRLAQLRPGERAAFKLAR
- the fabF gene encoding beta-ketoacyl-ACP synthase II — encoded protein: MDFRPSGRVVVTGVGAVTPLGVGIDTFWPRMIAGESGIDLIQNMDVSEFATRVGAEVHGFDAADWMDKKDAKRVDRFIAFAVASASQALADSGLKVDESNRDHIGVLVGSGIGGLTFLAEQFRKQIEFGPSKVSPFLVPWMIPDMASGMVSIVHGLRGPNTCVVTACATGANSIGDAYHMVKRGDAVAMVAGGAEAPINEIGMSGFCAIRAMTSRNDDPKRASRPFDKERDGFIIGEGSAVVILEDYDHAVARGANIYGEVLGYGLSGDGYHITQPLPDHDGARRSMAMAMKDLGDRKIDYINAHGTSTPLNDKAESHAMQVVFGGIDKTPQMSSTKSMIGHTLGAAGAIESVVCLLAMRDGVMPPTINYEFPDEECPLDCIPNAARHGEVNTTMTNSFGFGGHNATLVFGKV
- a CDS encoding acyl carrier protein, translated to MANDTFERVKKVVVEELNVKDEEVSETANFQEDLGADSLDVVELVMAFEEEFGIDIPDEDVTNLKTVGDAVNYITAHAS
- a CDS encoding CofH family radical SAM protein, with product MNPERILGPELMGIYAKVDAGKRLSREDGLLLCTTQNLTGVGYLANIVRERLHGANTYYVRNQHINYTNICNKFCKFCSFYAKKGGPAPYEMDMDEVRRRIGWHLDIPISEIHMVGGINPRLKYEYYMDLIRTVKEARPGVHVKAFTAVEIVQIAQMGKVSVEQALRDLMDAGLDSLPGGGIEILSERVHAELFGKKLNGDEWKDVARAAAKLGLKQYATMLYGHIETDEERIDHLIQLRELQEETGHFLTMTPLSFHPEGTELDHIDPLTADTDLRNIAVCRLMLDNFAHIKSFWIMNTVPVTQAALWYGADDTDGLVQEYEITYKDGEFGNKSQSLTYENMVRMITEAGRIPIERDSLYHEIVREGAEVRQRTPLSPLAVATV